One genomic window of Ctenopharyngodon idella isolate HZGC_01 chromosome 18, HZGC01, whole genome shotgun sequence includes the following:
- the tmem91 gene encoding transmembrane protein 91 → MENLDELEHPLLGDSPKNSRGTGTSGGGLFKGILVRNEEDKRPPPLDWRNYCSSTDIQQQQLLDPCSLPSTLEALYPPTTIWAAADSLGIHSKEYLETTFVDIGPGSPLERKLLAETRDVHSVSYSMEDGDDLLPDFEDSSSDDFSDTDSESNFPIMIPQDYLGLAFFSMLCCFWPLGIAAFYLSQKTNKASAQGDFQGASAASRQALWLSILSIVFGIITYTCAIAALISYLSGKPP, encoded by the exons ATGGAGAATTTGGATGAACTAGAACATCCATTATTGGGCGACAGCCCCAAAAACTCAAGAGGAACAGGCACCAGTGGTGGTGGACTGTTCAAAGGCATATTGGTGAGAAATGAGGAGGACAAAAGGCCGCCCCCTCTGGACTGGAGGAATTATTGCAGTTCAACAGATATTCAACAGCAGCAGCTACTGGATCCGTGTTCATTGCCTAGCACTCTAGAGGCTCTTTATCCTCCAACTACCATTTGGGCTGCCGCTGACTCCCTGGGCATCCACAGTAAGGAGTATCTGGAAACCACCTTTGTGGACATTGGTCCTGGTTCACCATTGGAAAGGAAGTTGCTGGCAGAGACAAGAGATGTTCATAGTGTATCCTACAGCATGGAAGATGGGGATGACCTTTTGCCGGACTTCGAG GACTCCTCCAGCGATGACTTCAGTGATACAGACAGTGAGAGCAACTTTCCCATCATGATCCCTCAAGATTACCTAGGCCTGGCTTTCTTCTCCATGCTCTGTTGTTTCTGGCCTCTGGGCATTGCTGCGTTCTATCTTTCCCAAAAG ACGAACAAAGCATCAGCACAAGGAGATTTCCAGGGTGCCAGCGCAGCATCTCGGCAGGCTTTGTGGCTCTCTATCCTTTCAATCGTCTTCGGCATCATCACTTACACCTGTGCCATTGCTGCCCTGATCTCCTATCTGTCTGGGAAACCACCTTAA
- the exosc5 gene encoding exosome complex component RRP46, whose product MTRMNATRGLCVRTMMELDQSCSVLREYGSQQSLLSRPDGSSTFVQGDTSILAGVYGPAEVKVSKEIYDRATVEVLIQPKMGLPSVRERAREQCVRETCEAALLLTLHPRSSLTVILQVVHDDGSLLSCCLNAACMALMDAGLPMNHLFCGVTCAISKEGQITTDPTARQEKESRALLTFALDSIERNVLMSSTTGSFSVHELQQCIAVSQKASEQIFQFYRDSVKRRYSKIQ is encoded by the exons ATGACGCGTATGAATGCGACGAGAGGATTGTGCGTGAGGACCATGATGGAGTTAGATCAAAGTTGTTCAGTTTTAAGGGAATATGGAAGTCAGCAGAGTTTGTTATCAAGACCTGACGGCTCTTCTACTTTTGTTCAAG gAGATACTAGTATCCTGGCTGGAGTTTATGGACCAGCTGAGGTTAAAGTCAGCAAGGAAATCTACGATCGTGCTACTGTAGAGGTTCTTATCCAGCCCAAAATGGGGCTTCCAA GTGTCCGGGAGCGCGCGAGAGAGCAGTGTGTGCGCGAGACGTGTGAGGCGGCTCTTCTGTTGACGCTTCATCCTCGCTCCTCTCTCACAGTCATCCTGCAGGTCGTCCACGACGATGGCTCT CTGCTGTCGTGCTGTCTGAACGCTGCCTGTATGGCTCTAATGGATGCAGGGCTTCCCATGAACCACCTGTTTTGTGGTGTGACCTGCGCTATTAGCAAAGAGGGCCAGATAACGACAGACCCCACGGCTCGGCAGGAGAAG GAGAGTCGAGCGTTGTTAACATTTGCTCTTGATAGCATCGAGCGCAATGTTTTGATGTCATCAACTACAGGCTCTTTTTCAGTCCACGAG CTGCAGCAGTGCATCGCAGTCAGTCAAAAGGCTTCTGAACAAATCTTCCAGTTTTATAGGGATTCTGTCAAACGGCGATATTCAAAGATACAATAA